The Populus alba chromosome 13, ASM523922v2, whole genome shotgun sequence genome contains the following window.
GCTTAAATTAGGATTTGTGGAATGACGTTTAAATTTCTGACGGAATATTAACTCTTGTTGGaagaggaattttttttttttttttttttgtggataaTTTCTTCGATTTGGAGGGAgactaaattgtttttcaaaatatagagggattttgaattttttaatggaaatcaattttttttattttttcaactctttcaTTTCTCAATTATTTCCTGTGGAcgttattctttaatatttttctttgtttttaaaaaaatgatattggtttttgtttttgtatttattgatgattgagagtaattttttttattaagtttgaaatccaaattaatattaagattttatttgtgactgaaatttcaaaaaaaaaaatccattttaaattacataagaaataatgaaaaataaaaaatcttccaatttttctaaaattaaaaaagctaataaaataaatgttaaataatattaatatgttcTCTTGTACCttctactttgaaaaaaaaataaaaattcactttaaagatatttaaagacatatttattctatatttcttcttcttcttttatctaTCCTTTATATCATGTGACCCCATAGAATAATCTACTTCCTACTAACTAATGCCAAGTAAAAAGGGTGAATTTTCATGCATGTTAAACAAAGCCAAGCTCAGACAAATAGAGACTTTGTAAACTAGTTTCTTAAAACATAATTATGAATGCgtttttttataagtatttattTAGTTGTATATTAGTTAGTTTTCTCATGCATTTGTCGTGAAAAAAGTATTTGACAGTTAATCTAATCAATGGTTCGCCATGCTAACCCAGCTAGATTTTAGATAAAACTGGATAGGAGTTAATCTAGTATGACCGAGTTGATATAAAGGGGTATATCTACAACTAGATTGATAGTTCAAAATCTTATTAGACTTCttaagaaaatacaaaacaacATTGATTTAaacatttcttttataaaaaatattattaaaatcacaatgttttaaattgattttgttcaacCCAAGTTAACCGTTCAACGTGACTCGAGTCATAGGCTCGACCATTTTTAATGaccttattttttgtaattgtataatattaaaaataaacatttcataGGAAAGACAACAAACACAATTATGAAGgagaaatgtattttttatgtcaaaaatatcttttttgatttgtatatattttttacaacaaaatggTTTTGTGGAAATGTAGTTCTTAAGGATTTAAGTGTTCAATACTCATTTGAACAAGAGATAACCCCTCCACTGATAAGGGCTATAGTCATTATCATGAGTATGCTCATATACAGACCATCTCTTAATTTTTCGTATATTAAACTTTTAGAAGCTTGAGAAGTTTGGCATGGAACTACGGTTATAGTAACTAGTGTCCATCTTACGATAGTTAGGAAGAGTATATTCGGAGTACTTGCTTTGTATATGGGTATCACAATGACGTGAGTGACCcattaaggaattttaaaaaatgtcatTATGTCTAGTCTCCTCTTGGTAGTGTAATCGTCTATAAGCGCCTAGTATAGCCGATGACCGTGGCGCTAGGTGTTGTGTATTATTGAGGGTGGCAAGACTTGTTGGAGTGACAAGATCTGATTCTGCTCTTGGTTTGCTGACATGGCCCGAGTAAAAAGTTGCGTCTAACTGATGAGTTGATGAAGGTTAAGTTGGGTAAAAGTGTTAGTGACAAAAAATAGATTTGTCTCACATTCTAACCAAGGTGTGTTTTGGTTGTTTGCCATAAAGATGACTTGAAatgtcaaaatttttttttcaaaaactagtGGCTTTTTAATCAGTGTTCCCACAAATGATGCCATTAATGATGATCCAAAAAAATACGAATTGCTTATGAGCAAGACTTATGTGTTGGATAACCGGTTAATAATCTGGTTCTAACAATCTTATTTATTCTTCATAGCCAAGGTGGTTAGTAGCTTGTACCTGGTGTTTGGTAAGCAAAGATGGCTGGTATCTGTAAAAGGTTCTCTTTTGTAGACTTGTTGACTCTCGGATGCTTAagtaaatatctttttagagagagaaattaCAATGATACTTAAAAGAGATAAACTCTGAAATTATGCGTGCTAAAATGTTAAGAATAAAAAGATTGTGAACCTAGAGTTTAAAAGAttcatggtgtatttatagTCAATAAATATTGTTCTATTGTGAAGAGAAGGGGCTCAAGTATAATTCTACTCTTGtgatattttgaattgtattctattcaaaataatatatattggaattaatataaaaaacacagaaaTACCTGCATGTTGAGCTCGACAGTTGCTCAAGTctattaaagatgaaaaacaagCTCAAGTGCATTGTCTAAAATAAGACCATGGAGTCGGACTTCTCTCTTAGGATGAGCCCATAAAGTTGTTGTGCCTAGTTACGTTGAATGAGTAtcttgaagggttttttttttctttgcgtTAAACTTGAGTTTATCACATTAGTTTTTAACGATAATTGTGCTTAAACACAGGATGTGAAGctggaaaaaaacaatttgttagTGCCTTCAGCTAAACAATGTACTTCTTAGTTTGGTTTATGGAAGTATGCAATAAACTCAGTTTTAGAAAAGACTTGtctgtaaaagaaaagaagggcaATCTGACTTTATCCTCACGCCATTTGATGCAAAGCCACTTTATAACTATTGGTTTTTGGCAAATTAAGGCAATGCACTCTCAGAAACTTGAGAAAGGCAATGGAAAGTGACATTAAATACACAATAGCTACTTAAATGCTCGTCATTCCCTGGATGAGCTTGATAGATTTCCCATTTCTTCAACGGCAAAACAGGTGCTAATGAGTTGCTAGCAGCATCAATACCGTTCATATccagggagaaaaaaaaaaaaaaaacatatcttaaCGCCAGTCAATTACAATAGACTAAACTTCCTGGGATTTTCTGAAATAAACTATGGAAATGGGATATTGCAAGGAAGACTTTTTTTTGGCTAAATACAActcagattatatatatatattgtaccAAGAGTATCATGAGGGGATGTAGCTCAAATGGTAGAGCGCTCGCTTTGCATGCGAGAGGTACAGGGTTCGATCCCCCTGCAtctccattttgttttttggcaGTTGGTTTTTCAGCATTCTATAAATCTTGACGGTTGGTGCTTCTTTCTtacaatctttttctttcttttcgacAGCAAACTGGCCGAGACTAAATCTATTTCTAGATGAATTTAAAAACGCAACCCTCGAATCAGTCTGATTGTATTTAGAGAAACAAAATAACTTCTTTAAACGTCGGTCTTGAGACTTAAATCCAAGAAATCAAGGGACGCATCATAGCCCTAAAgtttctaataattattttacatatgGTGTTCGTTTTATGTATAATATTTGGCGAGCAATGATGTGAAAAATATAGCATTGAAGTGATGAAAATGTGTTGTGTGGTATCGATGGTTGGTGTCGGCAATGGTGGTGGGGGACACTAGCAATCAGAGAGTTATTGATTCATGTCACTTTTATACATACACCAACAGGGAAGGAGCTGAGTCAGTGGATACTGCTGCAGTGTATATAAGATGAAACCTGTTCTAGAGATTCCAATGCAAGAACATCTCCAGAAGTGGTGGCAGACCCATCAGAACTAAGACGatgtagagaaagaagaaaCCTCCTCCCCTGATGTGAAACTAGCAGTCAATCTGAACATTGGCTTCCTTGCAAGAGAGACATCCCGCCATGGAAATCTCAGGAAGAATACGAGGATAATCTTCTGCAATCTTTCTCAGAAGCTCTTCAGTAGTGGTTTGAGGCTCCAAATCCCAAACAGGCTTCCCTGTAAGCATCTCGGAAACCATGCATCTTAGAGCCCAGGTGTCAGAGGGAGCCTCCTGTACATGATCAACTACAGACTCTGGCGCCATATACAAAGCAAACCTCACGAGACAAGGAACATGCTTCCTTTTGTTGTTCTTCTCAGCTTTCTTCGCCAAACCAAAATCCCCTATTTTTGCCACAGAATCAGAAATGCCAGTGCCAGCCCTTTAGTCATCAATATTTCTTATTCTTCAAATTATGAATTGCGAAGACCAAGAGATCATGAAGTCCTGTATAAATGTTTGACTCTGAGAGAACACAATAGTTTCACTGGTTTAAGAATTATTTCCGTACATGTATCACAAGTTGGAAACCCACGATCCAGCAAAAAATTGCAACTGGCAATGAGTCTCCGACGTAACTGATACTGgaatcacaaaaagaaaaaaaagaaatttgttgtGGGATCAGCCATATAAAGGGAGGTGATGGCCCTCAATGGAAAGTAAAATGTGTTTCTGACATGGATCTTTCTGGTAAAGGAGAAAGATAAGAGAAAAACACATTGATCTGGTGGTTGATCAAACTGTTTCCACATTGCCTGCAAACAATACTCATATGTGTAATAAGATACAAAATCCCCCTTCTTCGGTTTGAGGACAAGCTTCAAGAAATAGGCAATGTACAAGGAACCTGAAATGAATCCATATGCACGTGTCACTATTTAAAATCTTCCGAGAACATGAAGTCCACACCCAGGGCAGTTGTTTGCCCTGAAAACTGACAAAGGCGGGCTCCTAGCTTCTATAACCTTGTCATTGATAAGGccaaaaaagctaaataaaacTCGAACAAAAGAACTATGGTCATCTCCTGTGTTCTGTATATTCACAAACTTCCTTTTGTTAAACTGGTAAAAATGCTGCACCTACAGTGGGAGCAAAATTCATtaattgacaaccttggtgtGGTCTTCATCATCAAACACCATAAGAAACTATTAACAAAAGCTTATAGTTTTCTGCTCGTCATCTGTTATCTCAGAGCAGTCAAGCTCCTGTATCAAAAAATGCGGTTTATGTTTCCCACTGTCCTTCGGTCATCCAACTGTGATCAAGTGCCTGCACGAAAAATACATACTAGTTATATGAACAGAGAagacaaatatcaaaatacttcTATTGCTGGAGTCGAGGAAGTTGAAAGCACACTGTAACCTTTACCTCTTCATGATCAAGCTAGAATGTCCTAACCTATACTATTCATAATTTCATACCTCTGCAATATGCACTTCCACAAGAACATCGAAATGCCTTTATTGGATGGTCATAATCATCAAAGTCAATTCCGTAATCCTGCAAAACATTTCGTGTGGATTTTCTTAGCAGATATATTCAACAAAACTCAACTGCAGAGCATACAGAAACAGGGACAAAGTATTTAATGAGACATGCGTTCTACATTGCATAATAATGGGAAGCCCAAAACATTTGTTAGAAATGGACTGTCTGTGCTGTTAACCAGAGATGTTACAGTTTAGACTTTGGATAAAACCACAAACCATTTTTCCAACAAAGAAATTAGATGTTTTATCTGCCCAGCCAGACACTATCGACAATGAAAGCAGATCCTATCTGTTATCAGAACATGGAAATAAGAATTGAGCAAAAGTAGCAATTTGAACACacttcaaaaaaacaacaaggaaGCAGAGTTCAAATAAGCTTTACTCGAGATAATGCCTACCATTACCAAACAACCTTTGGTCAGCTTTTTCTAGGGCTTGATACATCATTTGAATAGGGCATCGGCATAAATCACTTAatagtaccaagtatttgtatAGAGAAGTACACATctatctattttaaatttttttgagtaaaatgGTCAAAGTCTCAAGCCGGCAAGCATGGATAGTTCATTGCGTTGGTGTCAACCaccttgtattaaaaaaaaaacccaaaaagaaaatggaCATCACATGATACCTAGAAAGTTGAAACCCCATGCTGATAGCAGCATGCTTAACATGGAAGACAGTTTGGTGTGTCTTAGGCAAGTGAAGGTTTTTTCTCAACCATCAAACAAAGAATTTGTTCATAGTTCTCACCTCAGGGACAATTCCTACACTTTATATACCATTCATCGATCATTCTGTCAATTCAGATGCATTGGAAATATGCTGACAAACACATCCATTCTGTAATATGGAGAGGCAACCAGTGACCACTGGCCTCCTGTTGCCAGTTGTAAAAGTTTAAATTGGTTGGATATTAAGGACGGGACagaacaaaacacaagaaattgAGCATCTATTTCACTCTTTTCCTAACACAAGTTTTCTTGCAACCCTGGGAAAATAGCTTAATCAGTCCATGTATAATGGGGTGAGTTTTCAATCTGTGTTCGTATCtttaaccaagtcaattttatccttacaaATGACTGAGTTTCTAATCTAtcattttgtttactttttccATCCAAATTAATTGAATCGGCCATGCACATGACTTGATATTATACTGAAAATGACCTTGATCTTTATGGACGTGTCAGTAACATGCAATAACAGATCATGCTGGACCAAACTTCTCTCCCTCTTTAAAACCTCCTTGTCCTCCcctctcctttctctcttttttgacCCCCTCCTCCTCCAACGAGTTTTCCATTTTTTGATTGGTTACGTTAAATTGGACAGAAAAGGTTAGCATAAGAATATATTGGAAACTCAATCATTTTATATGCGTAAAATTAGGACATATTGGAAGCTCATACAATTAAGGATATAAGGACGTGTTGGAAACTCATCCAATTATGTAAGGACAGATTGTGCCATTTCCCCTGCAAGGAGTCACAAAAAAATGCCAATCAAGAGTGTTTTACCGAGAGTGTCGGACAGAAAGAACAATCTTCTTGGTCCAACTCTCTACCAGGAAGATTAAAATGTCAAACCTAAATGCTTATGGGCAGTTTCACTAGGATGATTATTCATTTCTGGATTTTCATACAACTTTCCTAGATTCCCAAAAGGTAGAAGGCACAAAGTAAAATAAGTATAAGTCAGCATCTCACTGAGCTGTACCAAAGCCATATTAATCCAATCATCACCAAGGATGGGAAGAAGAGCTCAAGGGAagggaaatatttttttctcaagatgAAATTACTGGAACTGAATTTAGCTTCTTTCAAATTCTTTTAGAAATGCCCCCCAAAAAAATCTATGCAAATAATTCTCCTGCTAATTCATCATGCTATTCATCTTTTTATACGTTTATTTATTGTGCATCAGTGTGGAATGACATGTGTTactgattctttcttttttccaaaacatAGAAACAATACAAACACATGCCTCACCATACATGTTGTTTGAAGGCTAAAAATTTGCATAAACATACTTGTGAAATAAGCAAGTATTGCCAGATCAATTATTACTAGAACCCACTTACCCACGTCAGTTCTTCTGAGGCAGTTACATCCCTTGTAGTGAAAAAGGCAAGCTGCATAAGGGTAAGAGAAACAAGCTCTTCAAATGTGGCTCTTCAAAAATGGGTTGCAaagaaacttttaaaaaataaaataaagaaaaggaaaaaaggaaaaatgtaAGAGACATGGGCAAATGATACCACAAAAATGCATACATGGTAATAATGACGATCAGGGGTCTCCACTTCAACTGGAATATCAATCAAATTTCCATCATGACATCTGCAAAAGGAGGAAACAAAGAATGATATGATAGAGAAAATGAAATCGAAAACATGGGAAGCGAGGAGCACAACTCAATCAAATTAAAGGGCAAACCTAGAGTTGCAGCAGAAAATCAGTGTTGCTCAAGTTCATGCAAATATGTATCATAAAAGCAAACAACGAAGTTACTTAAGTCAATTGCATTGCGTTGGTGAAGTTTCTTGAGTTTCTTCATTCTATGACAGTTTTACAAGAATGGGGCCCCATCTATTACAAAGGTTATACCAATAAATgaagaagtaaaaaaacattCTCATTCCAAAGATGCATTTCACAGCAACTCAACCCAACACACATTCTGTTCGATATGCTTAGttgttttttctcaaaaaaacaaaaactttcgactcaaataaaagttttatatatatgtttaattaaaaacaaattttgactTGAATCGAATGGTTAATTCTAAATTTGAGTGAAAGTTTTAACTTTTACCTTATTGATTCTAACTTCAGCTATATctctattgttttaaaaaaatagctttggGTTATTTTTCGTCGAGCATACTTTTGACCTAAATTGATTTTACAATaagttatttatgaaaaataactttgatttatgattcaaaataaaaagttaaaatgtatatcaaaagaataaatattaattaaaaagtatattaaattttgtttaccCCAACAAACAATGGGATTCTTTATgatattttccattaaaaagtaattaattaagaaaaaaagaggaaagaatactatgtcataaaaaatactttttttttctatctcattttttatcttACAGTAGGCTTGCTTCCTCCTCACCTTTgtcttttaagaaatttttcattgctttgcttCTATCGCTGTTCATTTTAATGGGGCTTTTAGGTCTTCCTTTTATTCCATTCATATTGTCTGTTACACAAGTACTGATGCTAAATCGAGGGATTGTAACTGTTTCAAGTGTCATTTCGGGTACCAGAAGCAGTGTTTGATTaagtaattaatataaaaatgtaaCCCCTtctgaaatgaaattaatgaaataaaataatatttagatattaaaaCTGGAATCCCTGGTATAATAAGAGGCAAGTGGGTAATGTGAAAACAAAGGgtgaaagcaagaaaaaatacCAGTCTACACAAATGCATGCACACAAGTGAAGTAGAAAACATCACCTATGATTAATAAATCTTGCAACATTGCCACTGAAAGTTGCATCAAGACACAATGCTTCTTCATCCCTCAGTACTTTCTCTGAGCCCCAGTCTGCATCAAGTGTAACAGGATAAGTATGTCTGTTACTGCCTCTGTTCTGAATATTTCGTTCATACAACTCTGAGTTGGTCAGTATTTCCCCAACATATTCACAGATGAAGGATCCTTTAGGCAAATCCTGAAGTGTCCTAAGACCCCAGCCTTTACCTTGAGGAGTCATGAACACCTGTGACAGGAGTAAAACATCAAGAGATCATCGACTACTCACTTTGAAAGCTATCCTCTCACAAAATTATGCAACTACAAACACAATGATacataaatcaatataaaaagtaCAATCTATTTAAAGCTAATAAAGTAAGGATGCTAATGCAAATACCGGTGATGTAACTAtaccaataaaatataacttGTCTTCACTTGCCTTCGACCATGGAAGTTTCAAAAGCCAAGTTATATAAGCTAATCTGGAACCCATCCTAGAAACCATTCTAAAGTCAAACATTTCAGATCAACTAGGGTAGCGAGTAGTGTCGATAACATTTTGACCAATATCTTGGCTAAGAGACTAATAGTGGTGTTGAGGGATGCTATGCAAAAGGCATTTTAGAGAAGGTAAATGATAGTTAAAATACTTCTAGCTAATTAAGTTGTCGATGAAGCTAGAAGGAGATAGGGGAAAAAGATCGGTGGAAAGGAGATAACCACCTTCTTTATTACTTTCCCACTTCTCTACCCTTCTATTATTTTCATAGTTCCACCATCGCAAATTTCAATAATCCCAAGGAAGTGAGAATTATACCCTtcattatattgaaaatataatatgataaaGAGTCAGAAGAGTTAGCTTCTCTCACCCAAATCCTCAACTCTGTTCACCTTTCCTCTAGAAGGGACAAGAGAGTATCGTAACCAGAACTTTCAGGAAACAATTTTTGCATGTTCCTTGTACATGATAATCCCAACCCACACTCCACTATCCCCTAATCTACCTCTAGAAAAGTGTATGTGGAAGGCAGAGGTAGTTTGTAAGGTTTAAAAGACATGCACAGTTCTGTAATCAAAGCAACTTTGCAGGAGCAACTGATATAGCAAATTCAGACTCTGATGAAAATGATGAAACTAGGAAAAATGGTCCAAatcctctctatatatatataaaaaaaaaacccaccaaagCAAAGCTACTCccccaaccaaaaaaaaccccaaGCTCTCCTCGCTAGCTTAATATTGACCGGCTTTTAGGAGGGCATGCAAGATGGAGTTCAAAGACAAGACAAGTCGGACTTCTTTTTGAGATATGATGCCATATCTAATCCCTTTCCAATTTATCCATTCATCCTTTTTCCTGCCTTCATGGCCTTATTTTCAGTGGTAAGCAAACAGAAGAATTCAAGCTTCTTGAAGCAAGATAACCCCTAAAAGACTCAGATAATGGATAGGTATCAGCAGCCTGACCATTCCTTCCAGCTGCCCTTACTGGACTAGGTAACTGCTGATTTCAATAGCCAATTTAAGCTTTCCAGCATGCGAAACAGATGCAGTGTCTGTCTTCTCCAGTGCTGCTAGAtctaaccccccccccccaccccccaACCATCCTTCATTATCTTGTGCTCCATGGTCCTTGTATGGGAAGCAGAGAGTGGAGACTCCTGCAGAAAGCCAGATGAAGGGAGACATGAACTGGACAGCTAAACCTTGGTCCACAGACCTTAACAAgatcaaaactaaattcttacaATTAAAAGACCCCAAAAAGGTTTTATATCCAAACATGTATGTGATGTGTTTTTTTGCCTTCATGAAACCCTGAGCCATCCATGCCTCCACTGTTCAATGGCATGGAGGATTTGTGTtggcttttctctatttttcaaaagattttgtCTCTGCCCTGATAGCCTGGAAGAGGTACTTTTACAGAGGGATTTTGAGAGGTTCAAAGGATGGATGCTGCTGCAGCAGAAATGTGATGTATGCTATTACAAGCGTGCTTGGTACCAGCACAATTCAAGAATTTTCCACGATGAGAATCTACTATTCCTACTAATTACATTGCTTTTTTTTACCCTACCGCTGTGCTGCAGGTTTTTCAGGagcatttaaaaatacaaaaggatTAGAAAGCTTTGTTGCACTAGTTCtattctgttattttttaaggCTAGGGTTGCAGAAGGATGTCCAGTCTCGTTATGTCATACTTCTCCTTCTATATGATGAGTATTTCTTCTTctgtattaaaaaagaaagatggtaTAATGCCATTCTAACAGAAGTTGCTCCAAATGTCCAAACATCAAATGGGCAAGTATAGATATAATGGAAAGCCAATTTGCCATCAAAACCACTATCAGAGATGTCAAAGTGTATCTTACCTGCAAGTCGCATGTAATACCACGTTGAACCACTCGATTTCCACAAGTCATGTGACATCCACATTTTCTCCAGCATTCTTTAATAAACTTTCTGAACAGGTGACCCTTGCATGGTTCGGGCAAATCCTCATTCCTTGATCTCTCTAATGGACAGTCTTGACAATAAACAAAATGGTCTTTTTTAGGGGTCTGTCTCATGCACACACAAGCAGCAAGAAAATCATCTTTCAAAAGGCCTTTTGGAGTGTAAGCAAATTCTCCACCAGTTTCACGAGCACATGCACAGGGTATCCGAGAAGAAAGGCAATCACCTGAACAACTTGAACAGCAATCTACATCTGCTATCCGAGCCAGTGAGATTAGCACGTAagcattttgatatattatattctgTGGTATATAAGTGAACTTTGGGAAATCCTCATTGCCAGATTCATCTACCAATGAAATTTTGACATTTTCTGCACCCTTTGTTATATCATTGAGACTATGAACAGACCTCTTCTTATCACAAGCAGTTGCTTTGTGCTTAGCCTTTAGTAAATTCTTAGAAGAATGTGGCAATCTGAAAGAACTTGAAGCCTTCTTGTCCACGACCATATCAGAATTGTCAATTCTTAAAGCTTTGTTGTTTGGCAGTGGATCATGAAGTTGACCCACTTGCACAAAACATTCACACAAATCTTTTAATAAAGTCTTCATAGAAAATTCAGGTGTGACAAATTTGTGTGTCTTGAGATATTTATCCTCCAAATACTTAAGAACTGAATTGAAATCTGGAACTTTGAAGTTTTGACATCTAACTGCAGAATCACAGTTCAGTGAAATTTTTACTTCTCCAGAGGTCGATGAAGCAATAAGAACATTGTGATTACAGTACATCCTATCCTTGGAGCTTGAAGCATCACATTGAGATCCCAGGCGAGTTACCAAATTATTCCCATTTGTTGAACCAACAAAAGAACCTCGAAAAACTAACAAGCAAAGATAGAAGgtcaggaaaataaaataaaaaaagaacagttATTGACAGGAGCAGAAGGTGAAAATTAGTTGGAAGAAAGCATTAATTCTATAAGAACATGACAATAGAAAAGATGCCATTAATTACCAAGCATCAGATTTTAACAGTAAGGATCCAAACTAAAAAGGGCTATACGTTAAATGAATCTAAACAATTACACCAAACTAACACCAATGAGCTTTTTACATAACATGGACATCTAAATTCACcatatctaaataaaattaaaaaaaaaaaatggagagcaTAGTAATTTTTCTCTAGGTGAATGACAGCCACCTCTATAGAAGATATTGCCCATCCTCGACTTAAAATTTGCATTTCTTGATTTAAAAGTTAGTCTAGAGGATGACAGAACAAGGCTTAAACTCTAAGATAACATCCAAATATGTTGACTGCTGAACAGGATATTagatcaataaaagaaaatagacCTGATGCTTTTCACCACCATTTCCAACTCTTATCCCTAAAAGGTACATGCAAGTAATACATATTTAGGCTTTACATTGCAAAATTCACACCATCATCCATGGAACACTGAATGAATGAAGGAGACAATCATATTCTAATACAGGCATTATCAAAAGTAGAGAGTTACCATTACCTGGATGGACCGCTGCTGGGGGTTCTGCAAAATCTGCCTCATCACTGACACTTTGCTTAGTTCTCGGCTTAATAAGCTCTCTGGTGTGACAATTACTAGGCATTTTTTCTTTCCGAGTATGAGAACTGCAAGGTTCAACAGCCAGTCGTTCAGAAGAACATGCGCATGATGCCCTCTTACAAGTTGAGTCTTTAGGAGCCATCGAAGAGAAAATCTCTTTTTCAACTGGGCTCGGGCTCTCTGTTGAAGAAGAAATCTGATCTTTCTGTTGTTCAAGATGTGGTCTCTTGGAGGGTCTTTCATACACAGAATGTTCCATGAGACTTTTCTCGTCTGATCCCCTctattcatagaaaaaaaaaattcatagaatGAGGATTTTAATCATCTGCAAAACAAAGCTACCACCACTGTAAATCATGTCTTCGCAGGCATGACAACCTGACAGGCTTCCCAGAGAAATTTATCGgttaaaaaaag
Protein-coding sequences here:
- the LOC118036477 gene encoding histone-lysine N-methyltransferase SUVR4 isoform X4, with the translated sequence MNWELIEAEDYRALIDAYFESKESKRGSDEKSLMEHSVYERPSKRPHLEQQKDQISSSTESPSPVEKEIFSSMAPKDSTCKRASCACSSERLAVEPCSSHTRKEKMPSNCHTRELIKPRTKQSVSDEADFAEPPAAVHPGNVFRGSFVGSTNGNNLVTRLGSQCDASSSKDRMYCNHNVLIASSTSGEVKISLNCDSAVRCQNFKVPDFNSVLKYLEDKYLKTHKFVTPEFSMKTLLKDLCECFVQVGQLHDPLPNNKALRIDNSDMVVDKKASSSFRLPHSSKNLLKAKHKATACDKKRSVHSLNDITKGAENVKISLVDESGNEDFPKFTYIPQNIIYQNAYVLISLARIADVDCCSSCSGDCLSSRIPCACARETGGEFAYTPKGLLKDDFLAACVCMRQTPKKDHFVYCQDCPLERSRNEDLPEPCKGHLFRKFIKECWRKCGCHMTCGNRVVQRGITCDLQVFMTPQGKGWGLRTLQDLPKGSFICEYVGEILTNSELYERNIQNRGSNRHTYPVTLDADWGSEKVLRDEEALCLDATFSGNVARFINHRCHDGNLIDIPVEVETPDRHYYHLAFFTTRDVTASEELTWGKWHNLSLHNWMSFQHVLISLIDYGIDFDDYDHPIKAFRCSCGSAYCRGT
- the LOC118036477 gene encoding probable inactive histone-lysine N-methyltransferase SUVR2 isoform X1 codes for the protein MATRERASCAFKATRALGIRDEEVKPVLFNLLKLFDMNWELIEAEDYRALIDAYFESKESKRGSDEKSLMEHSVYERPSKRPHLEQQKDQISSSTESPSPVEKEIFSSMAPKDSTCKRASCACSSERLAVEPCSSHTRKEKMPSNCHTRELIKPRTKQSVSDEADFAEPPAAVHPGNVFRGSFVGSTNGNNLVTRLGSQCDASSSKDRMYCNHNVLIASSTSGEVKISLNCDSAVRCQNFKVPDFNSVLKYLEDKYLKTHKFVTPEFSMKTLLKDLCECFVQVGQLHDPLPNNKALRIDNSDMVVDKKASSSFRLPHSSKNLLKAKHKATACDKKRSVHSLNDITKGAENVKISLVDESGNEDFPKFTYIPQNIIYQNAYVLISLARIADVDCCSSCSGDCLSSRIPCACARETGGEFAYTPKGLLKDDFLAACVCMRQTPKKDHFVYCQDCPLERSRNEDLPEPCKGHLFRKFIKECWRKCGCHMTCGNRVVQRGITCDLQVFMTPQGKGWGLRTLQDLPKGSFICEYVGEILTNSELYERNIQNRGSNRHTYPVTLDADWGSEKVLRDEEALCLDATFSGNVARFINHRCHDGNLIDIPVEVETPDRHYYHLAFFTTRDVTASEELTWGKWHNLSLHNWMSFQHVLISLIDYGIDFDDYDHPIKAFRCSCGSAYCRGT